A stretch of DNA from Maridesulfovibrio sp.:
CCGGATTCCGGTACTGTCCGCATTCTGGGCAGGGACGTCACGGGGATGAAAAGCCTGCCGCGTGAACTCCGCCGGGAGGTACAGGTCGTGTTTCAGAACGCCATAGGCTCTTCCAATCCGCGCATGACCGCCGGGCAGATCATTGCCGAGCCTCTGCGCAATTTCGACGGTCTGAAAGGGAGTGAACTGAACGATAGGGTTGCGATGCTTCTGGAGCAGGTCGGTCTTTCCCCGGACGATGCGACAAAACTGCCCGGACGTTTCAGCGGAGGACAGCTTCAACGGGTCTGCATTGCCAGAGCCCTTGCGTCCTCTCCCAAAGTAATCGTGCTGGATGAAGCTGTAAGCAGCCTCGACATGCTCATTCAGGCCCGCGTGCTGGATCTTCTGGAAAACCTGCGCAAACAGTATGGAACGGCATACCTGTTCGTTTCGCACGACCTGCGCCTTGTCAAACGCTTCTGCAGCCGTTCGTTTCTCATGAACAACGGCGAACTGCATACCTTTTCTTCAGAAACGGATGCGAATACCGAGGCCGGTCTTGCACTCAGGGAACTGTCGGGAGCGATTCTGCCTCCCCTGCCCAAAGGATATGCGGAACCCACGGCAGGAAATGCCGAGAGCTGAGCATAAACAAGCCTGTTTTACTGAAAAGATGAAAGCCCGAACCAGCTTCTTGCAAGCCTGGTTCGGGCTTCATTATAACCGGAATCCGAGGAAACTGTCCCGGACGGGTTCGGAAAAAGGGGACCGAACCCGAGGGTAGAAAGGAAGTTAATCGGGACTTTTCTCCAGTTACCTCAGGATAAGTATAGAGGACAACGTCTTATTGACCAATGATGCAACTTTCTCGCGGGAGAAAAGACGTTGCATAGGAGACCGGGGGCTGAGCCATACAGCCATCAGTTCCCTGCGGGTTCCGGTAGATATGAAAGACTCAAGCGAGTCTTCATTGACAACTTTAACCAGAGCGCGAACGCCCCTTTCCAGATAATAGTCGAGAACTTTGCCCATCTGCTGCTCGACTTCCTCCTTGAGATGATCGTGTTTCAGAACACCGACAATCTCAAGATCGGCATGGTGGAATGTCACCAGCTGGTTGATCATTTCCAGAGATTCCTGAGTCACATCGGCATGGTCCAGACAGCAGACGACCTTGGAAACAGGATGTTCGTCCTTGATGATGAGCACGGGGCAATCCGCATTGTCGGCGATTTTTCCCGGAGCCTGCGGGTCCTCGTCCCAGCTGCATCCGCTCTGTCCGCAGCCGATGATTATCAGGTCGCTTCCGTCCTCCTTTGCTTCCTGAAGCACGGCCTTGACCGGCTGGGCGTTACGCAGGTGCAGGTGCAGCCTTTTGCGGCCGGAAAGCTCTTCCCCGACAAGGTTTTTGCCCAGAGCCTTCATGCCGTGGTTTTCCTCTTCGCTGACATACAACTCGGCATTGGACCCCATAAGCTTGAGCAGATCCCTGCTGTAATTCTGCAGCATACGTGCTTTCGGGTTGGATTCCTCGAAAGAGGCTCCCACGTCCGGGGAACCGGCGCTCTTGTCCATGGCCAGCAGAACGAGTTCCGGCCAGGTGTTTTCGGCAAGCTTGGCCGCATGCCGGATAGCGTACATGCTGTATGTGTTTTCATCCACAGGAACAAGTATTTTCATTGCTACCTCCCGGTAGAGTAAGTCCAGCACAGGAGCAGCGGGCAGGAGACCCTGGCCAGAACTTCGATCAGCGGAGATTTGCGGCTGGACCTGCGGTCCACGGACGCAGCCAGCATGCCGTATTCCCTCAAGGAGTGGCCTGCGGTTTCCGGCGCGGTGAGCAGGGCAAAAGATCTGCCCGGCGTACGGCCATGCTCCTGCAGCAAATCCTTGCACCGGGCCATGATGTCCTCGGGCTGAACTTCCTGGCTCACATCATCCAGACTGTAGACGCAAAGGTCGAAATCTATTTCGCCCTCACGCAGAAATGCGCAGAACCTGTCCACCAGATTTTCAAGGTCGGTTCTGGAATCCACAAGAAGCACGATCTTGTCCGACTGGACGATATTCTTGACCATGAGAACCGGGCACGGCATTTTGCGATACAGTCTGGACCGCAGCTTGTTGCGGAATTCCCCGGTATTGAAATTCGATATTTCGCCCTCGATGAACAGGTCGTAATTTCCCAGACGCAGTTCTTCGAGCAGCGAGTCCTCACGGTCTCCGATTTTCACAATCGGCCGGGAAGGTATGCACCCTTCCAGCTTTTCGCTTTCAAGTATGTTGCGGACCTGTTCCCGCCCGGCCTGTCTCAGACCTTCTTCCCATGACCTTCTTATCCAGCCGGTCTGAGAGGAATGCGGTTTATTGTCCGGTTCTTCGATGTGAATCGGCTGAAGACCTGCCGCAATGATTTTCGACTTATGGCAGGCGTACCGCAGGGCGATATTTGAAGCCAGAGTCATTTCCACAGGGATTAAAGCTTTTTGCATACACTCTCCTCGCTTGCATGGCGGAGTTTGATCAACCCTTCTTCAGAAACGCCGCTTTCCGAATCTTTTCATCCGCCCTTCGTATCACTTCCTGAATCTCCCCGAGTTTGAACGGCTTGGCCAGAAAGTCGAAAATACCTTTG
This window harbors:
- a CDS encoding ATP-binding cassette domain-containing protein, whose protein sequence is MPVVELKNISKSYGRGGFFRKRENFSVLKNINLELHAGECLGLVGRSGSGKSTLGRIMLGLESPDSGTVRILGRDVTGMKSLPRELRREVQVVFQNAIGSSNPRMTAGQIIAEPLRNFDGLKGSELNDRVAMLLEQVGLSPDDATKLPGRFSGGQLQRVCIARALASSPKVIVLDEAVSSLDMLIQARVLDLLENLRKQYGTAYLFVSHDLRLVKRFCSRSFLMNNGELHTFSSETDANTEAGLALRELSGAILPPLPKGYAEPTAGNAES
- a CDS encoding universal stress protein encodes the protein MKILVPVDENTYSMYAIRHAAKLAENTWPELVLLAMDKSAGSPDVGASFEESNPKARMLQNYSRDLLKLMGSNAELYVSEEENHGMKALGKNLVGEELSGRKRLHLHLRNAQPVKAVLQEAKEDGSDLIIIGCGQSGCSWDEDPQAPGKIADNADCPVLIIKDEHPVSKVVCCLDHADVTQESLEMINQLVTFHHADLEIVGVLKHDHLKEEVEQQMGKVLDYYLERGVRALVKVVNEDSLESFISTGTRRELMAVWLSPRSPMQRLFSREKVASLVNKTLSSILILR
- a CDS encoding universal stress protein, which codes for MQKALIPVEMTLASNIALRYACHKSKIIAAGLQPIHIEEPDNKPHSSQTGWIRRSWEEGLRQAGREQVRNILESEKLEGCIPSRPIVKIGDREDSLLEELRLGNYDLFIEGEISNFNTGEFRNKLRSRLYRKMPCPVLMVKNIVQSDKIVLLVDSRTDLENLVDRFCAFLREGEIDFDLCVYSLDDVSQEVQPEDIMARCKDLLQEHGRTPGRSFALLTAPETAGHSLREYGMLAASVDRRSSRKSPLIEVLARVSCPLLLCWTYSTGR